TGGAATTAGTACCATTGCATGATACAACAATTGGGAAGGATATTTTCAATGCTGTTTATGGACTTCTGCAAAAGTACAATTTACTTTTGTCAAAACTGTGTGTCGCATTaagtaaagtttttaaaatcaaccTTTGGATTGTGCGTAACTTTTCTAAGTAGATATCTGAGTTTGCTCCCCAAGCAATAATGCCGTATCTCAAATTTGACTCAACCATTGCAAAATAATATATCCTCATGAAAGCGCATGCTCACCGCAGTCTTTTGATCTAGAACATTATTGATCTTAGTTTTTTGCACATATTACCAATATACACATCCCACCTGAAATACTGATCCACAGCAACGCCGAGATATTTTACAGAACTAACTCTAATAGTAATCTTAGGACAATCACAATCAGTTTGTTGGCAGAAGTCGTTGTGTATAACAAGGTTAGGGACTGTAGTTGAGGAACAGTTTATTGGAATCAAGCCAATTTAACAAGACTCCCACAATGTCTTTGGCTAAAGATAAAAGATTTGACCATGTTGGGTTTTTAAACATATCGTCAGCGTAAGAtatcattttacaatttaatcctacttccaaaaaattattgatataaattagTGGGCCCAGAACTGTACCTTGGGTTGGGTTACAGAATAGTTTTACATGTGAACTGCAactagaatttatttttactttctgaGTTCGATCTTGCAGgtaagattaaaaaagttgCTTTTGATCCACTGTGTCAAACGCTTTAtgcaaatctaaaaatattgcCATAGTACAGAGTGAATCATCGAGACCACCATATTTAGTCTTTGTCTGTACATTTAGACAATTCTGCGATAGCATCTGATGTACCTCTCTCTACCTTCCCTAAAACcaaattagtaaatttacagtaatttagaaaatatggGGTTTTCGTAGTTCTTCAACTGTTGATGTgtgaaacgaaaataaataacagAATAGGATTAAATGGTTAATAATACTAATTCATAAATTATagagtttaataaataatcaacaCAAAACAATATTACATACGTAGctcattaataaaatacataagCCCAACagtataaaatatacatatagtGGTAActtaagatataaaaaggATACATATACATAAATTAGTGTCCACCTAAATctaatcattaaataattacaataactctaaattatatgtaaaatttgattttattttgtaaaacgaTAAAGTTAGAAAGTTGATGATATACGTTTGGCAGTTGTGTAGGGATTTGTTTCTTTAAAGCGATTCAAAAACTTTAACGTTTtacaaaagaagttaaaataaacgtttttatacattttttggatttattattttatttttttttaatttaatttttattattacactaTAAACAGTCAACTTTAAATCCATCTTTAACTATaacttattttctttctttacaATAAACCTAATAAAGCTATCAACCAACGTTTCCTATAGAAtacgtttttctccatctcTCCTGGAATGTATCTTAACTAATCtcgcttttatttaattttttttgcataccCATTcggtttctttattaatcatttaaaaacaagCGAGTGACAAACGTAGGAAAAAAAACCATCAGTCTTAGACAATAATTACGTTCCCCTTAGTTAATTATATACAGACCAGCTGTACAAGCCGATTAAAAGaatcaatcaaaaaataaaagaaatgattttaaatcattaagtATTGCTAACGCAGCACTTATTTTATACACGTGcgttttcccattttttaattaatttctttaaacttTACACGGAAATAGACTTCTtatgtataatatatatttttgtttaactttaataatttatagaaTCATCATCGTTTTGGTTTTGTTATCGCATTATATCTCTTGGCTAGGTACCGTTTTGTGGCCGATGAAATAAACGTTTATATTTTGtccttatttttattaacaaattttttatcttcttATCAACGCTTTTATTCCACTGAAGCGCAAGATTTGCAACACGTCGTTTTATAAGTCGAAGAAGTGCACAAGTTCATCATCCTTACATTTGAACAAAACATCGACTTATCTGTGCAAAGGGATtctgtaaattaaaaagatatgttatgtcaaaaattgaataagATTTAGTATTTTAAGTTGGTTatgtttgaattattttcatcttaccttttaaattgataaaaatttatccaTTGACTAGCTATACTGTGAAATAtggaatttaataaattagggttaatttattttctttttcttaatttatgggacgttattttgttattataaatttgaaaagataAGAATTTTACCTTCTAAACATGGAGGTCCCTTACAAGATTTAGTAACAGGTGGTCGATGGAGATCTCTACAAGCTGTTCCGGCCGGTTTTTTGGTTCCGTACCAAACACACTGGAGGATTCTGTATTTTACTCCTTCTGCACCACAAGGTGCGTTAcactataaattaataataatactatatataataattaaaataggtGTACATTAAGGATGTGTACagtgataaaaaaattcattggaAACGACCAAACCGTATTTCAAAACCTcgattcgttcttgagataataaattttgaacttaacctaaattttaaagattttataatattaacaatttagtactgatttttataaaatcctaACAACTTTTTCGAGAAGTTAACCGTATTTcaaaatctctattcgttcttgagataataatttttgaacacaaaataaatttttatgattttataattaacaatttagtactatgatttttataaaatcttataaaatcgaattcttaagatatctttatCAAATCCTGGggatttatagaggaaagcATGTACTTTTTCGTGAACTAAACCatacttgaaaatctctattcgttcttgagatagtAATTATTGAACACAACTTGATTTTTATAGCTTTATCATAATTTGatcacttttaaaaaaatcgtgaaaaatcgaattcttaagatatctttatGAAATGCTACCGATTTATAAAGCAAAGTGTGAACTTTTTCGAGAACTTAGCCGTATTTcaaaatctctattcgttcttgagataataatttttgaagacaacctaaatttttatgattttataactaacaatttagtactatgatttttatataatcctataaaatcgaattcttaagataccTTCATCAATGCTGGcgatttatagaggaaagtatgtacttttttgaTAACTAAACCATAGTTGAAAatcttaattcgttcttgagataataactaTTAAACACAACCTGATTTTTATAGCTTTATCATAATTTGaccacttttaaaaaaatcgtgaaaaatcgaattcttaagatatctttatGAAATGCTACCGATTTATAAAGGAAAGTGTGAACTTTTTCGAGAACTACCGTATTTtaaaatctctattcgttctcgagataataattattgaacacaacctgatttattattttatgatttttttattgactttatacattattaatttaaaccatACCATTTTCTTTATGTCCAGTAATGATTCTAATATTTACCTTTGACCAAGATCCCATCTTCCACTTTCCTATACATTTTACATTTTCGCACTCCTGCAAATCAACAGGTTTCTCGAAATCCTTACATTTAACAGCAGCAACCGAGGTGTTATAAAGATGACATTTCACTCCTCGCCTTTGCAAAGctattcacaaaaaaaatgtaatggcAATCTTATTTCTtatgtaatttaataatttttttgttacctGTATGTAACGCATAACACTTCGATTTAGAACACGTGGACCATTCGTCAACCACCCATTTCGGACACTCTTCAATCCCGCACTTTCTGACTGTAACCGGAAGTTCCAACCCTGCATCTTCGCACATGTTATCGTCCACACGTTGCGTGTTGTTATGTAGACGAACTAAACAGTGGATTTGTCGCGTTTGGAATCCATCCCCGCATGATTCTGAACATTTAGACCATTCAGTCATTACCCAATCGAATTTAAGATTTTCTGGTGGTCCTCTTCCTAGGATAATCGGAGCGGAATCTTTAGTGTTAATTAACTCCTCTGGGAAGGAAATTGTGCGGTGACCTCTTGAATATGCCTGAAAAGGCCATAAGCCCTACACAAATTATTGATAATTACTTATAGAGGTTTTTTTAGACGAGTTAAAATAGTGTTAATGTTATGAGTAAATTAGTAATGTTGCAAGTTTATACGTAGTTTAGATGACATTTTTGGTGAAATTCCCCGATGATTGAGAAactgaaaagaaaattgtaatcCTTACctgtaaatttgaaataagttGTTGAAAATATGGTAATGCCCTGGAGGCTGAACTAGTAGAGCCTTCTGGTCTGAGTGAGTCAGACGAAGAGGGCAGTTGAGATGCCGAAAGTTTACTCTTTAAAAGCAGCGATTAAAAAAGACAAGAGAAGagagtttttataaaaattaacgtTAAAATGAGTTAATATTTAAGgaaaaattgtatataaaattatttacctgATCTCGTTTTGAATCAACAGTACTTCCCGCTGCCCAACCGCTTAAGCTATTTGAATCTGCTTTTAATGACGGTGAAGTAGGAGTAAAAACCTTACTTTTcggttttttaatattatccgGTCTTTGTTCGTGCGAGTGATCATCGTTATTCAACATAGGATTTACCCTATCATCATCTCTTCTAGGTTGTATGTCGGGGGAATCATAAATAGTATCACTTTTTTGTTTCGATATTTCTTCAGAATTCATAAACTCCCCCGGTTTAGCTCTAACGGTTAACGTTAAATTAGCTGCCGATTTTCCAGCCGCGCAAGTATACGTTCCTTTATCAGCGTAAGCAACATTTTGAATCCTTAAAGCTCCTTTTTTCGATACGCGAAATTTCTTGGTTTTGGGTAACATCCTTCCGTTTTTAGTCCAAGCAATTTTTGTCCGATTAAATCGCTTAACGGGGCATTTGATTTTAACAACGGTTCCGTAGAAGACGGTTGCCGCACCgccaattttgagaaatacctGCAACGTAGGATGGTTTGGGATTAGCTTGGGAATAATTCCGATCGGGATTACTAGTCGATATTAGTTCGCGAACGATTCGTTGCTTATGGAAACTGATGTGGCGGACGTGAACCGGCTGTGCGAACTTAATTAAGATTGAGTTGTGATCTGTTATTGCGTCCCGGTTACATTCCGTATATTAATTCCACGAAGTAAACAACTTAGAGTGAAGTTGTAATAAAGTccttttaattacaaaataaaagaaatagttTTATACTCTtacctttttctttttaacgcTATGTTGAATATAAGTCgaatttgaaacgtcaatATGCGGTTTATCAGATTCTAAAACGCAACTTTTAGTGTTACATGGCTTTTTCTCGGAAGGTCTAGGACTTGGACACATAGAAATTGGTCTATCTACCGTATGATTTTGCGCCATAACTTGTTTACACTCGACTTTACGTGTCTTTTCGCCGGTTCCGCAGGCCCTCGAGCATTTGGACCATTCGGTTACGATCCACTTAACAGGACAGTCGAGTACGTTACAGTATTGTCTATCCGGGGGCGGTGGTTGAGGGCACATGTTGTTGGGAACAACGACGGTGTTACCACCACCTTGCGTCACCTCGTGTATGCAGTTGACCTCCCTTGTTTGTATCCCAATCCCGCAGGACTGCGTGCACTGTGAGAAATCGGAATAATTCCATCTCGGCGGGCACGGGTAGTCATTACAGGTTCTGATCAAGATTTCCGGTTTGGTTTCGCGGGGGCAAAGGTACGGGGAGGTGACCTTTTGCGTGTCATCGCGCACGCAATTCACAATCAGCTCTTGGACGCCACCTAAACAAGTAGCACTGCAATGAGTGTATCCTTGTTCCCTCCAAGAATACGTACTGCGAGGGCTACCACCTCCGACCTTGATGTTCTGATTTGTGTCTTGTCGGTAAGGATCATCCTTAATATCTAAACGTTCGGATGAGCAGGGTTCGAGAAAGCAGCTTCCGGTTTCAGCTGGTTTCTCACCGCTACATTTATTATCTGGTAATTTAGCTATGGTACGTGAAAACTCTAAGAATATTTTGCAGTGCACCTGTCTTTTTCTTATACCCTCCCCGCACGTTACACTGCACGGCCCCCATTCATCCGCTATAAATCTGCAAAAATCCCCGTAACAAATATTAACGTCaacgatttaataataatccttAAAGAAAATCCTTACAAAATCTAGCAATCAATGTGTGCTTTTTGCATGCTGTCAAGAATAAACGATTTCATTATGTACACACATACACTTCCGATATGCCAAATAACCATTTGACATGAATATGTGATTTATCAGAGGAATGTTAATCTAATTATTCCGATCGAATTCATGCCAAAATGTCCGTTATCGTAGGAAAACcgttcgttattattaacctGTAGCTGTCATTTACCCGTATCAACGCTGAGCTGACGCCTTAATGGATATGATATGTTGGGAAATagttaaaatttatatgtatatgaaCACCCTGCATGGTGGAAAGGTTTTCACATTACTTtgtgtaataaaaagtttaaataaaaatatggcGAAGGCGCcggtttattatttttttttaaaaagcatttaaaacatttttgaataaatggtGTTTTTATACTTGGCATATGGAACACACGATAAAATACTCACTAATTGATACTTACACATCGGCTAAAGCGTGTAAGCGGTATTCGTGTCGTGACGGTCGTGAATTACAAGTTGTCGGAAGAGAAAAAAGAGTAAAATTGTGGTAGTGTGTAAACGTGGTGTGCAAAAGTGGCAAAACACTTAAGGCGTTGtgtttaattacttttaaatacataatattATACAGAATTATAGAGAGTACGAAAGGGGTATAACGAGGGACAAAAAAAAGATACAAGAAGAACAATAAGAAAAGGTGGTGTTACTTGGTTGGTGTTACGTTCCCAAAAACTCTGCCAGGTGCTAGAACGAAACTAAATTGTGTGTGGATGTGGTGTTGGTTCTTTTTTAGAGAAACGCCATACGTTAACCTATTCCAACTTCGAAGTCTGTTTAATAAGCACATTTTTTATGCTTACTAAAGTTAATTCgcttataaaatttttattttacttttactttaatgttgtaattttggattttgataacaatggATTATTTTGCTTTggaatgaaattaattataaagttataattaatgtgatttaatagtttaatgaaattcaaaattaaatagtttaacGGGAAAATAGCTagaaattaagttatttacgCCGACTTGGCGTCGAAAACATTAACCGACCTAACTACCGTCGAATTACAAAACTATGCCACTGCATTCCCATAAGCAGCGTTATATTCCAAACTGTAACTAACCGTACGAATTTGACTCAATTCGTAAAATCAACAATCCACTGTTACCGCCCTCCAGTTGGAAAatgtaaacttttaaaatttgagtCTCCTTTTTCATTGTTAtacgttttgtttaaataaacgaT
This genomic stretch from Onthophagus taurus isolate NC chromosome 7, IU_Otau_3.0, whole genome shotgun sequence harbors:
- the LOC111429151 gene encoding protein madd-4 isoform X4, which produces MQFGVISFLMFLSFLTSPSSSALDDNYTLPEIQQDLTITAEDDSEQELSSQLHDVDSRGAGGGWSAWSEWSPCSRSCDGGVAHQLRRCQKGGCRGDRVRYKICNMQPCPEARDFREDQCAAFNGQLYEGISYTWFAHYDDLNPCVLACKGRSFSEENDQSDDVVVVARLGEKVHDGTRCRPGSLDMCIDGKCQRVGCDLRIGSTLQVDACGVCGGDGSSCSRPLYHWTLASMSLCSATCGVGYKMSRPVCQNVVTGEEVEEQLCNESQRPDNTVIECNMHTCPPKWHAGDWGPCSASCGGGSKLRQVHCTEETNSTKIKIEDEKCSGYKPRYQESCNQMDCPKWHSSSWSGCSVSCGEGMQVRVVECRDHNDQPSVLCPSHLKPTTTKPCATGIQCPYSVDEHSEELMPGLYHTQPLIQPYPPSGPAIAERLIGEPVVPSESTFIADEWGPCSVTCGEGIRKRQVHCKIFLEFSRTIAKLPDNKCSGEKPAETGSCFLEPCSSERLDIKDDPYRQDTNQNIKVGGGSPRSTYSWREQGYTHCSATCLGGVQELIVNCVRDDTQKVTSPYLCPRETKPEILIRTCNDYPCPPRWNYSDFSQCTQSCGIGIQTREVNCIHEVTQGGGNTVVVPNNMCPQPPPPDRQYCNVLDCPVKWIVTEWSKCSRACGTGEKTRKVECKQVMAQNHTVDRPISMCPSPRPSEKKPCNTKSCVLESDKPHIDVSNSTYIQHSVKKKKVFLKIGGAATVFYGTVVKIKCPVKRFNRTKIAWTKNGRMLPKTKKFRVSKKGALRIQNVAYADKGTYTCAAGKSAANLTLTVRAKPGEFMNSEEISKQKSDTIYDSPDIQPRRDDDRVNPMLNNDDHSHEQRPDNIKKPKSKVFTPTSPSLKADSNSLSGWAAGSTVDSKRDQSKLSASQLPSSSDSLRPEGSTSSASRALPYFQQLISNLQGLWPFQAYSRGHRTISFPEELINTKDSAPIILGRGPPENLKFDWVMTEWSKCSESCGDGFQTRQIHCLVRLHNNTQRVDDNMCEDAGLELPVTVRKCGIEECPKWVVDEWSTCSKSKCYALHTALQRRGVKCHLYNTSVAAVKCKDFEKPVDLQECENVKCIGKWKMGSWSKCNAPCGAEGVKYRILQCVWYGTKKPAGTACRDLHRPPVTKSCKGPPCLEV